The following proteins are encoded in a genomic region of Streptomyces lunaelactis:
- a CDS encoding ABC transporter permease has product MLLTVNVTFGVVLAVLLAVAATVAAVAHLGRAREIAVAGVRAAVQLGAVSLVIGWVVRSVSLLLAFLLLMYAVAVWTAGRRITGNRTWWWAWLPIAAGVVPVVAALLLTGLVPLKGIALIPVTGILIGGALTATVLGGRRALDELGLRRGEVEAGMALGLLDRDARLEVARGPAADALLPGLDQTRTVGLVTLPGAFVGMLLGGASPALAGAVQLFVLVALMAVQAVAVSLVLELVARGRLYRDPA; this is encoded by the coding sequence GTGCTGCTGACGGTCAATGTCACATTTGGGGTCGTACTGGCCGTACTGCTGGCCGTCGCGGCGACCGTGGCCGCCGTCGCTCACCTCGGACGGGCCCGCGAAATCGCCGTCGCCGGCGTACGCGCGGCGGTCCAACTCGGGGCCGTCTCCCTGGTGATCGGGTGGGTGGTCCGCTCCGTATCGCTGCTGCTCGCCTTTCTGCTGCTGATGTACGCCGTGGCTGTATGGACGGCCGGCCGCCGCATCACCGGGAACCGCACCTGGTGGTGGGCGTGGCTGCCGATCGCCGCGGGTGTCGTGCCCGTCGTCGCCGCACTGCTGCTCACCGGCCTGGTGCCGCTGAAGGGCATCGCGCTGATCCCGGTGACCGGCATCCTCATCGGCGGGGCGCTCACGGCGACCGTGCTCGGCGGGCGGCGGGCACTGGACGAGCTGGGGCTGCGGCGGGGAGAGGTGGAGGCGGGGATGGCGCTCGGCCTGCTCGACCGCGACGCGCGGCTCGAGGTGGCGCGCGGCCCCGCGGCCGACGCGCTGCTGCCGGGGCTCGACCAGACCAGGACCGTGGGCCTTGTCACGCTGCCGGGCGCGTTCGTCGGCATGCTGCTGGGCGGGGCCTCACCGGCGCTGGCGGGCGCGGTGCAGCTGTTCGTGCTGGTCGCGCTGATGGCGGTGCAGGCGGTGGCGGTGTCGCTGGTGCTCGAGCTGGTGGCGCGGGGGCGGCTGTACCGGGATCCGGCCTGA
- a CDS encoding MDR family MFS transporter encodes MAQEVGTPAVSPAPGEGQNRQTVMVAIGALLLGLLLAALDTTIVSTALPTIVSDLGGLEHLSWVVTAYMLAATAATPLWGKLGDQYGRKKLFQTAIVIFLIGSALCGIAQNMPQLIGFRALQGLGGGGLIVLSMAIVGDIVSPRERGKYQGLFGVVFGATSVLGPLLGGFFTQHLSWRWVFYINLPVGVIALIVIAAVLHIPVRKTKHTIDYLGTFLIASVATCLVLVASLGGTTWAWGSAQIVGLAVLGAVLLVVFVYVERGVAEPVLPLNLFRIRTFSLVAVISFIVGFAMFGALTYLPTFLQVVHGITPTLSGVYMLPMVLGMLITSTGSGQIVSRTGRWKVFPIAGTGVTAIGLVLLHLLDETSSTWEMSACFFVFGSGLGLVMQVLVVVVQNAVSYQDLGVATAGATFFRSIGASFGVAIFGMLFTYGLQDKLAGALAGQPVPSGVSAGQLAADPRAIAELPPALRPSVLHAYSSAITNVFLYAVPVVMLAFVVAWFLKEDKLRGSVTAPDPSETLASNPVTRSSHEEVARALSVLGSREGRRKIYEKITVKAGYDMLPAASWLLLRMRRHGTVEPGLLADTTPVPLSVITDAGRQVEERGLARREGVQLMLTERGLEAAMKLAKAREESLSELLGDWWGPDRPTDLVQLVEELNAELCGSDAERPYGPPPKRDHAA; translated from the coding sequence ATGGCTCAGGAAGTGGGCACCCCCGCCGTGAGTCCGGCCCCGGGCGAGGGGCAGAACCGGCAGACCGTCATGGTCGCCATCGGTGCACTGCTGCTGGGACTGCTGCTCGCCGCCCTCGACACGACCATCGTCTCCACCGCCCTGCCGACCATCGTCAGTGACCTCGGCGGCCTGGAGCATCTGTCGTGGGTGGTCACGGCGTACATGCTGGCCGCGACCGCCGCCACGCCACTGTGGGGCAAACTGGGCGATCAGTACGGCCGAAAGAAGCTGTTCCAGACCGCCATCGTCATCTTCCTCATCGGCTCCGCCCTCTGCGGCATCGCCCAGAACATGCCCCAGCTCATCGGCTTCCGCGCGCTCCAGGGCCTCGGCGGCGGCGGGCTGATCGTGCTGTCGATGGCGATCGTCGGCGATATCGTCTCGCCGCGCGAACGCGGCAAGTACCAGGGCCTGTTCGGCGTGGTCTTCGGCGCCACCAGCGTGCTGGGCCCGCTGCTCGGCGGCTTCTTCACCCAGCACCTCAGCTGGCGCTGGGTCTTCTACATCAACCTGCCCGTCGGCGTCATCGCGCTGATAGTCATCGCCGCCGTACTGCACATCCCCGTACGCAAGACCAAGCACACGATCGACTACCTCGGCACCTTCCTCATCGCCTCCGTCGCCACCTGCCTGGTCCTCGTCGCCTCCCTCGGCGGCACCACCTGGGCGTGGGGCTCGGCGCAGATCGTCGGCCTCGCCGTCCTCGGAGCCGTACTCCTCGTCGTGTTCGTGTACGTCGAACGGGGCGTCGCCGAACCCGTACTGCCGCTCAACCTCTTCCGGATCCGCACCTTCAGCCTCGTCGCCGTCATCAGCTTCATCGTCGGCTTCGCGATGTTCGGCGCGCTGACCTATCTGCCGACCTTCCTGCAGGTCGTCCATGGCATCACACCGACCCTGTCCGGCGTGTACATGCTGCCGATGGTGCTCGGCATGCTGATCACCTCCACCGGCTCCGGCCAGATCGTCAGCCGTACCGGCCGCTGGAAGGTCTTCCCCATCGCGGGCACGGGCGTCACCGCCATCGGCCTGGTGCTGCTCCACCTGCTCGACGAGACCAGCTCCACCTGGGAGATGAGTGCGTGCTTCTTCGTCTTCGGCTCCGGACTCGGCCTGGTCATGCAGGTGCTCGTGGTGGTCGTGCAGAACGCCGTCAGCTACCAGGACCTTGGCGTCGCCACCGCCGGTGCGACCTTCTTCCGGTCCATCGGAGCGTCGTTCGGTGTCGCCATCTTCGGCATGCTCTTCACCTACGGGCTCCAGGACAAGCTCGCCGGCGCACTCGCCGGTCAGCCGGTGCCGTCCGGTGTCAGCGCCGGGCAGCTGGCCGCCGACCCGCGCGCCATCGCCGAACTGCCGCCCGCGCTGCGCCCGTCGGTGCTCCACGCGTACTCGTCGGCCATCACCAACGTCTTCCTGTACGCCGTACCCGTGGTGATGCTCGCCTTCGTCGTCGCCTGGTTCCTGAAGGAGGACAAGCTGCGCGGCTCGGTGACCGCACCGGATCCCAGCGAGACCCTGGCCTCCAACCCGGTCACCCGCTCCTCGCACGAGGAGGTGGCCCGCGCCCTGTCGGTGCTGGGCTCCCGCGAAGGCCGTCGCAAGATCTACGAGAAGATCACCGTGAAGGCGGGGTACGACATGCTGCCCGCGGCCAGTTGGCTGCTGCTGAGGATGAGACGGCACGGCACGGTGGAGCCCGGCCTGCTCGCCGACACCACGCCCGTGCCGCTGAGCGTCATCACCGACGCCGGCCGGCAGGTGGAGGAGCGGGGTCTGGCCCGCCGCGAGGGGGTACAACTGATGCTCACCGAGCGGGGACTCGAGGCCGCCATGAAGCTGGCGAAGGCCAGGGAGGAGTCCCTCTCGGAGCTGCTCGGCGACTGGTGGGGGCCGGACCGGCCGACCGATCTGGTGCAGCTGGTGGAGGAGTTGAACGCGGAGCTGTGCGGCTCGGACGCGGAGCGGCCCTACGGCCCGCCGCCGAAACGGGACCACGCGGCCTGA
- a CDS encoding peptidoglycan-binding domain-containing protein — MTGHLCPECGTPRDAEGRAGPGCVCADRVADAVQAERQAEVAAAADFDPLRVRPYVTLQNVAESGAAPDRGTARGRVAMPDRGTVPGAAPGAVPDGATVPLPLADAVDPAQHAVDPARHDETATLAPLDLTPVRRSRHSRHSRRRRPYKGLMVVAAAVTVAGTAAFAGGLFSGDDKRERALPDRETGAPTVSALPDAPTASPDRSGSATADASASPTGTASAEQSASRTSPGSTATADPSTPLSTVRATGSVSEAPPAPGSGTLRSGDSGPAVVELQQRLAKVLLYGGPMDGEYDGSVEDSVRFFQDSRDIKGDPAGVYGPKTRRALEAETQ, encoded by the coding sequence ATGACCGGACACCTGTGTCCTGAATGCGGTACGCCGCGCGATGCCGAGGGCAGAGCCGGGCCCGGCTGCGTCTGTGCGGATCGGGTCGCCGACGCGGTACAGGCAGAACGGCAGGCGGAGGTCGCGGCGGCGGCGGATTTCGATCCGCTGCGCGTACGGCCGTATGTGACGCTGCAGAACGTGGCGGAGAGCGGCGCCGCGCCGGACCGGGGGACGGCGCGGGGCCGGGTAGCCATGCCGGACCGGGGAACGGTGCCGGGTGCGGCGCCGGGGGCGGTGCCGGACGGGGCGACGGTGCCGCTGCCGCTGGCGGACGCGGTGGATCCGGCGCAGCACGCGGTGGATCCGGCGCGGCACGACGAGACGGCCACACTCGCCCCTCTCGACCTCACCCCGGTGCGGCGCAGCCGGCACAGCCGGCACAGCCGGCGCCGGAGGCCGTACAAGGGGCTCATGGTGGTCGCGGCGGCGGTGACGGTGGCCGGGACGGCGGCGTTCGCCGGAGGGCTGTTCTCCGGGGACGACAAGCGCGAGAGGGCGCTGCCGGACAGGGAGACCGGCGCGCCGACCGTGAGCGCCCTGCCGGACGCGCCCACAGCGTCGCCGGACCGGTCCGGATCCGCGACGGCCGATGCGTCGGCCTCGCCGACCGGTACGGCATCGGCGGAGCAGTCCGCCTCCCGTACGTCCCCCGGCTCGACCGCAACCGCCGACCCGTCGACCCCGCTCTCGACCGTGCGGGCCACGGGCTCGGTGTCCGAGGCGCCACCGGCGCCGGGGTCGGGCACGCTGCGCAGCGGGGACAGCGGACCGGCGGTCGTGGAGCTCCAGCAGCGGCTGGCCAAGGTGTTGCTGTACGGGGGCCCGATGGACGGGGAGTACGACGGGTCCGTCGAGGACTCGGTGCGGTTCTTCCAGGACAGCCGGGACATCAAGGGCGATCCCGCGGGCGTCTACGGCCCGAAGACGCGGCGGGCGCTGGAGGCGGAGACGCAGTAG
- a CDS encoding alkaline phosphatase D family protein, whose product MAGLRLGPLLRYVDWESGGSATVWIEADRPCTAEVRCADGAQGASRTFQIAGHHYALVPVTGLTPGTATAYDVLLDGRQVWPLEGSTFPASTIRTPDVPSDGVTVSFGSCRWSAAPAGEHDPVGPDALDTLATKLAADPTAARPDVLLLLGDQVYADATSKATQAWLAARRDLSEPPGAEVADYEEYTRLYDESWLDPEVRWLLSTVPSSMIFDDHDVIDDWNTSASWLAEMRTTAWWQERVLSGLMSYWVYQHLGNLSPAALESDELYAAVRAAPDGTDRLRQFAAQADSDPACVRWSYRRDFGRTRLLMVDTRAARVLDEQKRAMLDEAEAQWVRDQALEGPGSYDHLLIGTSLPWLLPPLIHDAESWNAALCRGERGGRWARFGEDLRRRADLEHWAAFPDSFGKLTQLIAEAASGEGAPATVCVLSGDVHHAYVAEPLWRDAAQPDARVLQLTCSPVHNSIPRVVRLGFRFGWSRAGRRLGHALARHGRAGRPPVSWHRTGGPWFGNQLMTLTLRGRSAELRLDQARVAGAAGNGRSTGARLVTVEERELTADRDPSHSGR is encoded by the coding sequence ATGGCCGGGCTGCGGCTGGGACCACTGCTGAGGTACGTCGACTGGGAATCCGGCGGGAGCGCGACCGTCTGGATCGAGGCCGACCGCCCCTGCACAGCCGAGGTCCGGTGCGCGGACGGCGCACAAGGGGCTTCGCGGACATTCCAGATCGCCGGCCACCACTACGCGCTGGTGCCGGTGACCGGCCTGACGCCCGGCACCGCGACCGCGTACGACGTGCTGCTCGACGGCCGCCAGGTCTGGCCGCTGGAGGGCTCCACGTTCCCGGCGAGCACGATCCGTACGCCCGACGTGCCCTCCGACGGCGTCACCGTCTCCTTCGGCTCCTGCCGCTGGTCGGCCGCCCCCGCCGGTGAACACGACCCGGTCGGCCCGGACGCCCTCGACACCCTCGCGACCAAGCTCGCCGCCGACCCCACCGCCGCACGCCCCGATGTGCTGCTCCTGCTGGGCGACCAGGTGTACGCGGACGCGACCTCCAAGGCGACGCAGGCATGGCTCGCCGCCCGCCGGGATCTGAGCGAGCCGCCCGGCGCGGAGGTCGCGGACTACGAGGAGTACACCCGCCTCTACGACGAGTCCTGGCTCGACCCCGAGGTCCGCTGGCTGCTCTCCACCGTCCCCAGTTCCATGATCTTCGACGACCACGACGTGATCGACGACTGGAACACCAGCGCGTCATGGCTGGCCGAGATGCGGACGACCGCCTGGTGGCAGGAGCGGGTGCTCAGCGGGCTGATGTCGTACTGGGTCTATCAGCACCTCGGCAATCTCTCTCCGGCGGCGCTGGAGTCGGACGAGCTGTACGCGGCGGTACGGGCCGCCCCGGACGGCACCGACCGGCTCAGGCAGTTCGCCGCCCAGGCCGATTCCGACCCGGCCTGTGTCCGCTGGAGCTACCGCCGCGACTTCGGCCGGACCAGGCTGCTGATGGTCGACACCCGCGCCGCCCGCGTCCTGGACGAGCAGAAGCGGGCGATGCTCGACGAGGCCGAGGCCCAGTGGGTGCGCGACCAGGCGCTGGAGGGGCCCGGATCGTACGACCACCTCCTGATCGGCACCTCGCTGCCCTGGCTGCTGCCGCCGCTGATCCATGACGCCGAGAGCTGGAACGCCGCGCTGTGCCGGGGCGAGCGCGGCGGGAGATGGGCGCGCTTCGGCGAGGACCTGCGCAGACGTGCCGACCTGGAGCACTGGGCGGCCTTCCCCGACTCCTTCGGGAAACTGACGCAGCTGATCGCGGAGGCGGCGAGCGGGGAGGGAGCCCCGGCGACCGTGTGTGTGCTGTCGGGCGATGTGCACCACGCGTACGTGGCGGAGCCGCTCTGGCGGGATGCCGCGCAGCCGGACGCGCGCGTGCTGCAGCTGACCTGCTCGCCCGTGCACAACTCCATTCCCCGCGTGGTCCGGCTCGGCTTCCGTTTCGGCTGGAGCCGGGCGGGACGGCGGCTCGGCCACGCCCTGGCCCGCCACGGCCGGGCGGGCAGGCCGCCGGTCAGCTGGCACCGGACGGGCGGTCCGTGGTTCGGCAACCAGCTGATGACGCTGACGCTGCGCGGGCGTTCGGCGGAGCTCAGGCTGGACCAGGCACGGGTGGCCGGGGCCGCCGGGAACGGCAGGAGCACGGGCGCGCGACTGGTGACGGTGGAGGAGCGGGAGCTGACCGCGGACCGTGATCCTTCACACAGCGGAAGGTGA
- a CDS encoding HAD-IA family hydrolase: protein MPAVTPSDLTARALLLDMDGTIVNSDAVVERCWRLWATEHRLDPDEALKVVHGRQGYATMAVLLPDRPMEQNYADNRVMLAQETADTDGVVPVAGAPAFMAAVAGLPHALVTSADEALAQARMTAAGLPMPRIRVTAEHVGASKPDPEGFLKGAAELGFDPADCVAFEDSEAGIQAARAAGMRVVGVGPRAAALGPDVHVPDLTGLTVSAGRDGTIALRVARRGA, encoded by the coding sequence ATGCCGGCAGTCACCCCGTCCGATCTGACCGCCCGCGCCCTCCTGCTGGACATGGACGGCACCATCGTCAACTCGGACGCCGTGGTGGAGCGCTGCTGGCGCCTCTGGGCGACCGAGCACCGCCTGGACCCGGACGAGGCGCTGAAGGTCGTCCACGGCCGTCAGGGATACGCCACCATGGCGGTGCTCCTGCCGGACCGCCCCATGGAGCAGAACTACGCCGACAACCGCGTGATGCTCGCCCAGGAGACCGCGGACACGGACGGCGTCGTGCCCGTCGCGGGCGCGCCCGCCTTCATGGCCGCCGTCGCGGGCCTCCCGCACGCCCTGGTGACGTCGGCGGACGAGGCGCTCGCCCAGGCCCGGATGACGGCGGCCGGTCTCCCGATGCCGCGGATCCGGGTCACCGCGGAGCACGTCGGCGCGAGCAAGCCGGACCCGGAGGGCTTCCTCAAGGGCGCGGCCGAGCTGGGGTTCGACCCGGCGGACTGCGTGGCATTCGAGGACTCCGAGGCGGGCATCCAGGCGGCGCGGGCGGCGGGTATGCGCGTGGTGGGCGTGGGGCCGCGGGCGGCGGCGCTGGGCCCGGACGTGCATGTCCCTGACCTCACCGGGCTGACAGTGTCCGCGGGGCGGGACGGCACGATCGCGCTGCGGGTGGCGCGCCGGGGGGCCTGA
- a CDS encoding antibiotic biosynthesis monooxygenase family protein, with amino-acid sequence MSIVKINVLTVPEEQREVLEKRFASRAGAVENSDGFEWFELLRPVEGTDQYLVYTRWRSEEDFQNWMSGSMQAAHRGGGPGGGERPKPAASGSTLWSFEVVQQAAPKA; translated from the coding sequence ATGAGCATTGTGAAGATCAACGTCCTGACTGTGCCCGAGGAGCAGCGCGAGGTGCTGGAGAAGCGCTTCGCGTCCCGCGCGGGCGCGGTGGAGAACTCCGACGGCTTCGAGTGGTTCGAGCTGCTGCGCCCCGTCGAGGGGACCGACCAGTACCTCGTCTACACGCGCTGGCGCAGTGAAGAGGACTTCCAGAACTGGATGTCGGGGTCGATGCAGGCGGCACACCGCGGCGGCGGTCCGGGCGGCGGCGAGCGTCCCAAGCCCGCCGCCTCCGGGTCCACGCTGTGGTCGTTCGAGGTGGTCCAACAGGCCGCTCCGAAGGCCTAG
- a CDS encoding HNH endonuclease family protein, which produces MSGVYARQTRRIAVLAATAALATTGLLATAPAAQASPPTPVSAATARTYLSQLTVAAEGSSSGYSRDLFPHWITQSGTCNTREVVLKRDGSNVQQDSSCAAVSGSWYSEYDGATWTLASDLDIDHVVALSEAWKSGANSWTTSKRQQFANDLTRPQLIAVTDNVNQSKGDQDPAEWLPSRTSYRCTYARMWVHVKYYWGLKVDSAEKSALQGILNGC; this is translated from the coding sequence ATGTCTGGTGTCTACGCGCGTCAAACCCGCCGCATAGCCGTACTCGCCGCCACCGCCGCCCTCGCCACCACGGGTCTGCTGGCCACCGCTCCCGCCGCCCAGGCCTCCCCGCCCACCCCGGTCAGCGCCGCCACCGCCCGCACCTACCTCAGCCAGCTGACCGTGGCGGCGGAAGGTTCCTCCTCCGGCTACAGCCGCGACCTGTTCCCGCACTGGATCACCCAGTCGGGCACGTGCAACACCCGCGAGGTCGTCCTCAAGCGCGACGGCTCGAACGTCCAGCAGGACTCCAGCTGTGCGGCGGTCAGCGGCAGTTGGTACTCCGAGTACGACGGCGCCACCTGGACCCTGGCCTCCGACCTCGACATCGACCACGTGGTCGCGCTCTCCGAGGCCTGGAAGTCCGGCGCGAACAGCTGGACCACGTCCAAGCGCCAGCAGTTCGCCAACGACCTGACCCGTCCGCAGCTGATCGCCGTCACCGACAACGTGAACCAGTCCAAGGGCGACCAGGACCCGGCGGAGTGGCTGCCGTCGCGCACCTCGTACCGCTGCACGTACGCCCGGATGTGGGTGCACGTGAAGTACTACTGGGGCCTGAAGGTGGACTCCGCCGAGAAGAGCGCGCTCCAGGGCATCCTCAACGGCTGCTGA
- a CDS encoding O-methyltransferase, with translation MTQENHEQWTAVDRYVTDRLAPADEALTAALAASEAAGLPAINVAPNQGKLLHLLAQMQGARTVLEIGTLGGYSTIWLARALPEGGRLISLEYDPAHAEVARANLAHAGLDKIAEVRTGPALETLPKLVAEPGAGPFDLVFIDADKANNPHYVEWSLKLTRPGSVIIVDNAVRGGSVLDAESTDPAIVGTREMYELVAREPRLDATAVQTVGTKGYDGFLLARVVA, from the coding sequence ATGACCCAGGAGAACCACGAGCAGTGGACCGCCGTAGACCGCTATGTCACCGACCGTCTCGCCCCGGCCGACGAAGCCCTGACCGCCGCCCTCGCGGCGAGCGAGGCGGCCGGACTGCCCGCCATCAACGTCGCCCCGAACCAGGGCAAGCTGCTGCACCTGCTGGCGCAGATGCAGGGCGCCCGCACGGTCCTCGAGATCGGCACGCTGGGCGGCTACAGCACGATCTGGCTGGCCAGGGCGCTGCCCGAGGGAGGCAGGCTGATCTCGCTGGAGTACGACCCGGCGCACGCCGAGGTGGCCCGCGCGAATCTCGCCCACGCGGGCCTCGACAAGATCGCTGAGGTCAGGACCGGCCCGGCGCTGGAGACCCTGCCGAAGCTGGTGGCGGAGCCGGGCGCGGGCCCGTTCGACCTGGTCTTCATCGACGCGGACAAGGCGAACAACCCGCATTACGTGGAGTGGTCGCTGAAGCTGACCCGTCCGGGCAGCGTGATCATCGTCGACAACGCGGTACGGGGCGGGTCGGTCCTCGACGCGGAGAGCACCGATCCGGCGATCGTGGGCACGCGGGAGATGTACGAGCTGGTGGCCCGGGAGCCGCGGCTGGACGCGACGGCGGTGCAGACGGTCGGCACGAAGGGGTACGACGGGTTCCTGCTGGCGCGGGTGGTGGCCTGA
- a CDS encoding GNAT family N-acetyltransferase, whose amino-acid sequence MTTWTLAPEAFDSPDASALRREYYDEVASRYWKRPATVEEIDQGLDGDGVEQLTPPTGQFAVGRYGDKAAACGGVLMLDDERAELTRVYMRPAFRGRKGAGLLMEILESEARQLGARRMVLNTRLDLIEARTLYVRHGYAEIPAYCSGPYMEIWYGKEL is encoded by the coding sequence ATGACGACCTGGACCCTGGCTCCCGAGGCGTTCGACTCGCCCGACGCGAGTGCTCTGCGGCGCGAGTACTACGACGAGGTCGCGAGCCGCTACTGGAAGCGGCCCGCGACCGTCGAGGAGATCGACCAGGGGCTCGATGGGGACGGGGTCGAGCAACTCACGCCGCCCACCGGCCAGTTCGCCGTCGGCAGGTACGGCGACAAGGCCGCGGCCTGCGGCGGGGTGCTGATGCTCGACGACGAGCGCGCCGAGCTGACGCGCGTGTACATGCGCCCCGCCTTCCGCGGCAGGAAGGGCGCCGGCCTGCTGATGGAGATCCTGGAGAGCGAGGCGCGCCAACTCGGCGCCCGGCGGATGGTCCTGAACACCCGGCTCGATCTGATCGAGGCACGCACGCTGTACGTCCGGCACGGCTACGCGGAGATCCCGGCGTACTGCTCCGGTCCGTACATGGAGATCTGGTACGGCAAGGAGCTTTAG
- a CDS encoding TMEM165/GDT1 family protein, translated as MISFTVMAITFGVVFLAELPDKTALAGLMLGTRYRASYVFAGVAAAFAVHVALAIAAGSVLTLLPHRLVQAVVGLLFLAGALMLLLKRGDGDADSVKPPADQSFWKVSGAGFMLILVAEFGDLTQIMTANLAARYDNPVSVGVGAVLALWAVAAIGILGGRTLMRYVPLRLITRVAAGLMLVLAGVSLYEALA; from the coding sequence ATGATCAGCTTCACCGTCATGGCGATCACCTTCGGCGTCGTCTTCCTTGCCGAACTCCCCGACAAGACCGCGCTCGCCGGTCTGATGCTCGGGACCCGTTACCGCGCCTCGTACGTCTTCGCGGGCGTCGCGGCCGCCTTCGCCGTTCATGTCGCGCTCGCCATCGCGGCGGGCAGCGTACTGACCCTGCTGCCGCACCGGCTGGTCCAGGCGGTGGTCGGCCTCCTCTTCCTCGCGGGCGCGCTGATGCTGCTCCTGAAGAGGGGCGACGGCGACGCGGACAGCGTCAAGCCCCCGGCGGACCAGTCCTTCTGGAAGGTCTCGGGGGCGGGCTTCATGCTCATCCTGGTCGCGGAGTTCGGCGACCTGACCCAGATCATGACGGCCAACCTCGCGGCGCGCTACGACAACCCGGTCTCGGTGGGGGTCGGGGCGGTGCTGGCGCTGTGGGCGGTGGCGGCGATCGGGATCCTCGGCGGGAGGACGCTGATGCGGTATGTGCCGCTGCGGCTGATCACGAGGGTGGCGGCGGGGCTGATGCTGGTCCTGGCGGGCGTGAGCCTTTACGAGGCGCTTGCGTAG